From Halobacteriovorax sp. GB3, a single genomic window includes:
- a CDS encoding cystathionine beta-synthase, which produces MIQIDTINFIKNVITHMPSDWLKLTTHRLDIYNESLAKVEFLEKFQALEKVEIAKLASELNHLPTAFDYIRLGHPLSCVLEWTLSKDKEVAVENVISFSSQSMPIFAILRKNLFSKKKTNIFYTDFLPKHFDESLLKEVYGYKFELLRGEIEKPNIKESSILITSLDALFNNEINSQYDFILGIDDALGSVVIVNSPESESYVKEIQHVRRRESIAMTPDCCLELLKRVSGETTSELTQTSKRTELAKMIRDITKSKCDALVGSSGLSVQYAIMMGLVDYAQQVHKNKEIKFIVPPNCYGGTNDQARRVAACLENVEIIDLPVDSGKDMVSSVSSILDDVAKNDAVAYIIAEIPTNPRVEIPHLLKLQETLCKERLTSNQDKAVAPVFILDQTFCPNVEFLGESDYLAGVQTIAYVSGSKFPSGGLCTAGYCVSNAEGSHLMNFVEKHLKLNENEATDFQVETLIAQMPSMIERIAKAYTNTRAFVDHIEKELPEAKINFVSRELASQGFTPSVFSLDLPTKGESFEEREKLKRELNLKLINLMIESIPSESKFCVSYGQLKGCYWTIPATSTQGTTKEGDKDYIVRVSLSPQFDLEAHKSVFTKFCQTFLK; this is translated from the coding sequence ATGATTCAAATAGATACAATAAACTTTATTAAGAATGTTATTACTCATATGCCAAGTGATTGGTTAAAGCTTACAACTCACAGACTCGATATTTATAATGAGTCTCTAGCAAAAGTTGAATTTCTAGAGAAGTTTCAGGCCCTAGAAAAAGTTGAGATTGCTAAGTTAGCTAGTGAACTGAATCATCTGCCTACGGCCTTTGATTATATTCGTCTTGGACATCCTCTTTCATGTGTCCTTGAATGGACACTTTCTAAAGATAAAGAAGTCGCGGTTGAAAATGTTATTTCTTTTTCATCTCAATCAATGCCAATCTTTGCCATCCTAAGAAAGAATCTCTTCTCTAAAAAGAAGACAAATATTTTCTATACAGATTTTCTTCCTAAACATTTTGATGAATCACTATTGAAAGAAGTTTATGGTTACAAATTTGAACTTTTAAGAGGTGAGATTGAGAAACCTAATATAAAAGAAAGCTCAATTCTTATTACAAGTCTTGATGCTCTATTTAATAATGAAATCAATTCTCAATATGACTTTATATTGGGGATAGATGACGCTCTTGGAAGTGTTGTTATTGTTAATTCGCCAGAGAGTGAATCCTATGTAAAAGAAATTCAACACGTCAGAAGAAGAGAGTCAATTGCAATGACTCCTGATTGTTGTTTAGAACTTCTAAAGAGAGTCTCGGGTGAGACTACAAGTGAGTTAACTCAGACATCTAAAAGAACTGAACTTGCGAAAATGATTCGAGACATTACAAAATCTAAATGTGATGCTCTTGTTGGATCAAGTGGATTATCTGTTCAATATGCGATTATGATGGGACTTGTCGATTACGCACAACAAGTTCATAAAAATAAAGAAATCAAATTCATTGTCCCTCCAAATTGCTATGGAGGAACAAATGATCAGGCCAGAAGAGTCGCGGCTTGTTTGGAAAATGTTGAAATTATCGATCTTCCTGTTGATAGCGGAAAAGATATGGTTTCAAGTGTTTCGTCAATTTTAGATGACGTTGCTAAAAATGATGCTGTTGCTTATATCATCGCTGAAATTCCAACGAATCCTCGTGTTGAAATACCTCATTTATTAAAGCTACAAGAAACTCTTTGCAAAGAGAGATTAACTAGTAATCAGGACAAGGCCGTAGCTCCTGTTTTTATTCTTGATCAGACCTTTTGCCCAAATGTCGAATTTTTAGGGGAGAGTGATTACCTTGCCGGTGTTCAGACGATTGCTTATGTTAGTGGGTCTAAATTTCCAAGTGGTGGTCTGTGTACAGCTGGCTATTGTGTTTCTAACGCCGAAGGTTCCCATTTGATGAACTTTGTCGAAAAGCATTTAAAGCTTAATGAAAATGAGGCCACTGATTTTCAAGTTGAAACACTTATTGCTCAAATGCCATCAATGATTGAAAGAATTGCCAAGGCCTACACAAATACAAGGGCCTTCGTCGATCATATTGAAAAAGAACTACCTGAGGCAAAAATAAATTTCGTCTCACGCGAATTGGCCTCTCAAGGCTTTACACCTTCCGTCTTTTCTCTTGATTTACCTACTAAAGGGGAGAGTTTCGAAGAGAGGGAAAAGCTTAAGCGTGAACTCAATTTAAAGCTTATTAATCTAATGATCGAATCTATTCCTAGTGAGAGTAAGTTTTGTGTTAGTTATGGTCAGTTAAAAGGTTGTTATTGGACAATTCCTGCGACTTCTACTCAAGGGACAACAAAAGAAGGCGATAAAGATTATATTGTTCGAGTATCGCTCTCTCCGCAATTTGATCTAGAGGCGCACAAGAGCGTATTTACAAAGTTTTGTCAGACTTTTTTAAAATAA
- a CDS encoding HAMP domain-containing methyl-accepting chemotaxis protein has protein sequence MKNKNIKIKILLLCFMLCAVSITIGGVSYFGFQKFIGLSNLVVEDVIPRNTLLTNMDVSYQKTRIEVRTLGLAKLNAKEREKAIQSSLGAVALYEKNANQLEKMITNKEEKEIFQLLQKEWHDFKKVGVEAITFAKVYDENAREKLLEIFLVHCPEAAAHFQKALDRYNNYINNEIKMTSKLVQKTTNSLNMTLIIISSLGVIFGLIAGILFSNKIVQSIQEALKNLTGSSHSLFESANHIATTSQNLSTSTVQQDTSLQESSSSLKQISAMVNLTAENAKISNDLAHESLEKASVGKESVDQVISSIDTINRDIDLIVSELHENNDKMEQIGTLITSIDEKTKLINDIVFQTKLLSFNASVEAARAGNAGSGFAVVAQEVGKLAQMSGEASVEIENLVKSTVSQVHSIIKESEERVQSLSEEVKRNVHSGSDIANNCGSILEEILDSVTNVSTSISEISRATDQQSRDIIEIQDSISQVDSASKDNTSIARNASQIAKELQGQVSIVNNSIYDIETVILGKRAA, from the coding sequence ATGAAAAATAAAAATATTAAGATTAAAATTCTACTTCTATGTTTTATGCTTTGTGCAGTTAGTATCACTATTGGTGGAGTTTCCTATTTTGGATTCCAAAAATTTATTGGCCTCTCAAACCTTGTTGTTGAAGATGTTATTCCTAGGAATACCCTCCTTACTAATATGGATGTCAGTTACCAAAAAACTCGTATTGAAGTCAGAACTCTCGGACTTGCAAAACTTAATGCAAAAGAAAGAGAGAAGGCCATTCAATCTTCACTTGGCGCTGTCGCATTATATGAAAAGAATGCAAATCAGTTGGAAAAAATGATTACCAACAAAGAAGAAAAAGAAATTTTTCAACTTCTTCAAAAAGAGTGGCACGACTTTAAAAAAGTTGGAGTCGAAGCAATTACATTTGCGAAGGTCTATGATGAGAATGCGAGAGAAAAGCTTCTTGAGATTTTCCTTGTTCATTGTCCAGAAGCTGCTGCTCATTTTCAAAAAGCACTCGATCGATACAATAACTATATTAACAATGAAATTAAAATGACTTCAAAGCTCGTTCAAAAGACGACCAACAGTCTTAACATGACTCTTATTATTATATCTTCTTTAGGTGTAATTTTTGGTCTTATTGCAGGAATTCTTTTTTCCAATAAAATCGTTCAATCGATCCAAGAAGCTCTAAAAAACCTTACGGGGAGTTCGCACTCACTTTTTGAAAGCGCGAACCATATTGCAACGACCTCTCAAAATCTTTCAACATCTACAGTACAACAAGATACTTCACTACAAGAATCTTCTAGCTCGTTGAAACAAATTAGTGCCATGGTCAATCTAACTGCAGAGAATGCTAAAATTTCCAATGATCTTGCTCACGAGAGTTTAGAAAAGGCATCTGTTGGAAAAGAATCTGTCGATCAAGTAATCTCTTCAATTGATACGATTAATAGAGATATCGACCTTATCGTCTCTGAGCTTCATGAGAACAATGATAAAATGGAGCAAATTGGTACTCTCATAACAAGTATTGATGAGAAGACAAAATTGATTAATGATATTGTTTTTCAAACAAAACTTCTTTCATTCAATGCATCTGTAGAAGCTGCTCGTGCAGGAAATGCAGGTTCTGGTTTTGCCGTTGTTGCACAAGAAGTTGGAAAGCTCGCCCAAATGAGTGGAGAGGCCTCTGTTGAGATTGAGAACCTCGTTAAATCAACAGTAAGCCAGGTTCACAGTATCATCAAAGAATCGGAAGAACGTGTTCAATCACTTAGTGAAGAAGTGAAAAGAAATGTCCATTCTGGATCAGATATCGCAAATAATTGTGGATCGATACTCGAAGAGATTTTAGATAGCGTTACCAATGTATCGACATCCATCTCAGAAATCTCTCGTGCGACAGATCAGCAATCAAGGGATATCATTGAAATACAAGATTCAATTTCTCAAGTTGATAGTGCTTCAAAAGATAATACGAGTATAGCAAGAAATGCATCACAAATTGCGAAAGAATTGCAGGGACAAGTTTCTATCGTCAATAACTCTATTTACGATATTGAAACGGTCATTCTTGGAAAAAGAGCTGCTTAA
- a CDS encoding LLM class flavin-dependent oxidoreductase, with the protein MANLSLLDLIFVNEDQSLKEAFDSAVKVAKAVEHFGFKRIWAAEHHNMPAIASAATSVVISHLAANTEKIRIGAGGIMLPNHSPLVIAEQFGTLEALYPGRIDLGLGRAPGTDQKTVQALRTDQKNSQNFPSDVQELQRYFSKESFEDPIVATPGMGQDIPLWILGSSTFGAQLAAHFGLPYAFASHFAPDAIADALNFYRSDFRPSKQQVRPYVMLGVNIIIADTDEQAQYLSTSQKQSFVNLRRGVKRKFQPPIENMDEYWNEAEKQMANHMLYFSFIGSKKTVKEKLSTFLTRYHPDELMVVTSIFDVDKKIYSLKLLSEIMEELK; encoded by the coding sequence ATGGCAAATTTATCACTTCTCGATCTTATCTTTGTTAATGAAGATCAAAGTTTAAAAGAAGCTTTTGATAGCGCTGTAAAAGTAGCTAAAGCTGTCGAACATTTTGGGTTTAAAAGAATATGGGCGGCAGAACACCATAATATGCCGGCCATCGCCAGTGCTGCGACTTCAGTAGTCATCTCTCATTTGGCGGCCAATACTGAAAAGATCAGAATTGGTGCCGGTGGGATAATGCTGCCAAACCACTCGCCTCTCGTCATCGCAGAGCAATTTGGAACACTAGAAGCACTTTATCCAGGAAGAATTGATCTTGGTCTTGGTAGAGCTCCAGGAACGGATCAAAAAACAGTTCAGGCCCTTCGCACTGATCAAAAGAATTCACAGAATTTTCCTAGCGATGTTCAAGAACTTCAACGCTACTTTTCAAAGGAAAGTTTTGAAGATCCCATTGTTGCAACACCGGGAATGGGTCAAGATATTCCTCTATGGATTTTAGGATCAAGTACTTTCGGTGCTCAACTAGCAGCACACTTCGGTCTGCCTTACGCCTTTGCCTCCCACTTTGCTCCAGATGCAATCGCCGATGCTCTCAACTTTTACCGAAGTGACTTTAGACCTTCAAAGCAACAAGTAAGGCCCTATGTTATGCTGGGCGTGAATATCATTATTGCTGATACCGATGAACAGGCACAATATCTCTCAACAAGTCAGAAACAATCTTTTGTAAACCTAAGAAGAGGTGTGAAAAGAAAGTTTCAACCACCAATTGAGAATATGGATGAATACTGGAATGAAGCAGAAAAGCAAATGGCCAATCATATGCTCTATTTCTCATTCATTGGATCAAAAAAAACTGTAAAAGAAAAACTCTCCACATTTCTAACTCGTTATCATCCAGATGAATTAATGGTTGTGACATCTATTTTTGATGTTGATAAAAAGATCTATTCTTTAAAATTATTGAGTGAAATTATGGAAGAACTAAAATAA
- a CDS encoding alkene reductase, giving the protein MSNLLTPIKIGNSELKNRIVMAPLTRARAFENRTPNDLMLEYYTQRAGAGLIITEATAITPSAVGYANTPGIWSKEQIAGWKKITKAVQERGSKIYLQLWHVGRISHSMFLDGELPVAPSAIAPKGHVSLVRPLTNYQTPRALSTEEVKQIVQDYRQAAINAKEAGFDGVEIHAANGYLIDQFLQDSTNKRDDIYGGSIENRARFLMEIADELIDVWTSNRVGVHLAPRCDSHDMGDSNPLELFRYVTKELDKKNVAFIFTRESLQEDSIAPKMKKLFKGTFIANEKFTKESGEKAIEEGIADAISFGVPFIANPDLVSRFEKNAALNEPVYDTFYGPDHIGYTDYPTL; this is encoded by the coding sequence ATGAGTAATTTACTTACACCCATAAAAATAGGAAATAGTGAACTTAAAAATAGAATTGTCATGGCACCACTTACTCGTGCAAGGGCCTTTGAAAACAGGACTCCCAATGACCTTATGCTGGAATACTATACACAAAGAGCTGGGGCAGGACTTATTATCACTGAAGCGACAGCAATTACTCCAAGTGCCGTAGGCTATGCCAACACACCAGGAATTTGGTCAAAAGAACAAATCGCTGGTTGGAAGAAAATAACAAAGGCCGTGCAAGAGAGAGGATCAAAGATCTATCTTCAATTATGGCACGTAGGGAGAATTTCTCACTCAATGTTCTTAGATGGCGAGCTTCCCGTGGCTCCAAGTGCGATTGCTCCCAAAGGGCATGTCTCACTCGTTCGACCATTAACAAATTATCAAACTCCCCGTGCTCTATCGACCGAAGAAGTTAAGCAGATTGTTCAAGACTATCGTCAAGCGGCCATTAATGCTAAAGAAGCTGGTTTTGATGGTGTCGAAATTCATGCGGCCAATGGCTATCTTATTGATCAATTTCTACAAGACTCAACAAATAAAAGAGATGATATCTATGGTGGTTCTATTGAAAATAGAGCAAGGTTTCTCATGGAAATTGCTGACGAACTTATTGATGTTTGGACGAGTAATCGCGTTGGAGTCCACTTAGCACCTAGATGCGATAGCCACGATATGGGAGACTCAAACCCACTTGAACTCTTTCGCTACGTTACTAAAGAGCTTGATAAAAAGAATGTCGCATTTATATTTACCAGAGAGTCACTACAAGAAGATAGCATTGCTCCTAAAATGAAAAAGCTTTTCAAGGGAACTTTTATTGCCAATGAAAAGTTCACAAAAGAAAGTGGAGAGAAGGCCATTGAAGAAGGAATTGCTGATGCTATTTCCTTTGGTGTTCCCTTTATAGCCAACCCTGATCTCGTTTCAAGATTTGAAAAGAATGCCGCTCTCAATGAACCGGTTTATGATACTTTTTATGGCCCTGATCACATCGGTTATACCGACTATCCAACGCTTTAA
- a CDS encoding ArsR/SmtB family transcription factor → MNKCKEIPLDKIFKSLGDPIRMGVIKQLIQHEDGELSCGQFDYCVNKATFSHHIKILLESHILCERTEGVKKFLFLNPNIKKLYPGLIETIKTSL, encoded by the coding sequence ATGAACAAATGCAAAGAAATTCCACTAGATAAGATTTTTAAGTCTCTGGGTGACCCCATACGAATGGGAGTCATTAAACAGCTCATCCAACATGAAGATGGCGAGCTTTCTTGCGGCCAATTTGATTATTGTGTGAATAAGGCTACATTTTCTCATCACATTAAAATACTTCTTGAATCACATATCTTGTGTGAAAGGACAGAAGGGGTTAAGAAATTTCTCTTTCTTAATCCAAATATTAAAAAGCTCTATCCTGGCTTGATTGAAACAATAAAAACAAGTTTATAA